From the Leptolyngbya sp. O-77 genome, one window contains:
- a CDS encoding transposase: MIASFPKLVKSILMQLCPHDYPVLNSRLFFEIWLTFVLDKGLTSMRDLFYRLNRTGVEVDISTFSKACKTRTDGHFCRIYAQLIEQVKRKQPTAAQILFPIDSTIVTLTSKLFWLQGYHQVKLLNGINLEQGYSSECLIHFGQGHDAKFADSISTMIPENGIGIMDRGFASWEFLDQMSLTQTKFVMRIKNNMKTELDHDRYRVVWFCDLESRSEFRLATNVNEMSDEEISDTYRHRWQIEVLWKFLKMHLKLDRLITKNVNGVSIQIYMVLITYLILLLIEIPAFYGSELLDKFRYLQLELSRRCSMVHWSYDLLPETLV; encoded by the coding sequence ATGATAGCCTCATTTCCGAAGCTTGTCAAATCGATCTTGATGCAGCTTTGTCCGCATGACTATCCCGTTTTGAACTCGCGCTTGTTCTTTGAAATCTGGTTGACCTTTGTGTTGGACAAGGGCTTAACCAGCATGAGAGACTTATTTTACCGCCTAAATCGTACAGGTGTTGAGGTCGATATATCCACCTTTTCTAAAGCTTGCAAAACTCGAACGGATGGGCACTTTTGTCGAATCTATGCACAGTTGATTGAGCAAGTAAAGCGCAAACAGCCGACCGCGGCTCAGATACTTTTTCCGATTGATTCAACCATCGTTACACTTACCAGCAAGCTATTTTGGCTGCAAGGATATCACCAAGTTAAATTACTGAATGGAATCAACTTAGAGCAAGGATATTCGAGTGAATGCTTGATTCATTTTGGGCAAGGACATGATGCAAAGTTTGCCGATTCGATTAGCACGATGATTCCCGAAAACGGCATCGGCATCATGGATAGAGGCTTCGCAAGCTGGGAATTTCTCGACCAAATGAGTCTCACTCAAACAAAGTTTGTGATGCGAATCAAGAACAATATGAAGACTGAACTTGACCACGACCGTTACCGCGTGGTTTGGTTCTGTGATTTGGAGAGTCGGAGCGAGTTTCGTCTGGCAACTAATGTCAATGAGATGAGCGACGAAGAAATCAGTGATACCTATCGGCATCGTTGGCAAATTGAGGTGTTATGGAAGTTTCTCAAGATGCACTTAAAGCTCGATCGTCTCATCACCAAGAATGTGAATGGGGTGAGTATTCAGATTTATATGGTGCTCATCACGTATTTAATCTTATTGTTAATCGAAATTCCAGCATTCTATGGCAGTGAATTGCTCGACAAGTTTCGGTATTTACAACTGGAACTGAGCCGTCGCTGCTCAATGGTTCATTGGAGCTACGATCTGCTGCCCGAAACACTCGTATGA
- a CDS encoding YtxH domain-containing protein: MADNRSGSAGTFLAGAIVGVAIGAVTGLLLAPRTGRETRRLLKKSADALPEIAEDISSSVQIQADRLSGSALKNWDGTLSRLKEAIAVGIEASQRDRQATAQQETRPAPDLRPPARDSSLT, translated from the coding sequence ATGGCAGACAATCGGTCGGGTTCGGCAGGAACCTTCTTGGCAGGGGCAATTGTGGGGGTGGCAATTGGCGCAGTGACGGGGCTGCTGCTGGCTCCGCGCACCGGGCGCGAGACGCGCCGCCTGCTGAAAAAATCCGCCGATGCGCTGCCCGAAATTGCCGAAGATATTTCCAGCAGCGTGCAAATTCAGGCCGACCGCCTGTCGGGGTCGGCGCTGAAAAACTGGGATGGCACGCTGTCTCGCCTGAAGGAGGCGATCGCCGTCGGCATTGAGGCCAGCCAGCGCGATCGCCAGGCTACCGCGCAACAAGAGACTCGCCCTGCCCCTGACCTGCGTCCCCCGGCCCGCGATTCTAGCTTGACGTGA
- a CDS encoding FtsW/RodA/SpoVE family cell cycle protein, which produces MLQKSFISRLRWKSLVYPWQDVDWMLLLLTVALTVLGGLAIRSAELTLQLTDWIQHWITGGVGLVLALAIARWRYDNLVNWHWLIYAITNVSLVIVILIGTTANGAQSWVTIGNFNVQPSEFAKVGVIISLAAILHERTASTIPAMLQAIAITALPWLLIMLQPDLGTGLVFGAITLGMLYWANANPGWLLLLLSPLVSAILFSVYLPAWLAWTALMIFLGWRTLPWPLPGAIGAATINLVAGGMGKILWGMLKQYQRDRLTLFLDPDKRPPSTAAIT; this is translated from the coding sequence ATGCTACAAAAGTCCTTCATCAGCCGTCTCCGCTGGAAGTCGCTGGTTTATCCCTGGCAGGACGTGGATTGGATGCTGCTGCTGCTGACGGTGGCGCTGACTGTGTTGGGGGGGCTGGCGATCCGGAGTGCAGAGCTAACGCTGCAACTGACGGACTGGATTCAGCATTGGATTACAGGCGGGGTGGGGCTGGTGCTGGCGCTGGCGATCGCCCGCTGGCGCTACGATAACCTGGTGAACTGGCACTGGCTGATTTATGCCATTACCAACGTGTCGCTGGTGATTGTGATTCTGATTGGCACAACGGCAAATGGGGCCCAGAGTTGGGTAACGATTGGCAACTTCAACGTGCAGCCGTCAGAATTTGCCAAGGTCGGCGTGATTATTTCCCTGGCGGCGATTTTGCACGAGCGGACGGCTTCGACGATTCCGGCCATGCTCCAGGCGATCGCCATTACCGCCCTACCCTGGCTGCTCATCATGCTGCAACCCGACCTAGGCACGGGTCTGGTGTTTGGCGCGATTACCCTGGGGATGCTGTACTGGGCGAACGCCAATCCCGGCTGGCTGCTGCTGCTGCTGTCGCCGCTGGTGTCGGCTATTTTGTTTAGCGTCTATTTGCCGGCCTGGTTAGCCTGGACGGCGCTGATGATTTTTTTGGGATGGCGCACCCTGCCTTGGCCGCTGCCGGGGGCAATTGGCGCAGCAACCATCAACTTGGTGGCCGGCGGCATGGGCAAAATTCTTTGGGGAATGCTGAAGCAATATCAGCGCGATCGCCTGACGCTGTTCCTCGATCCTGATAAAAGACCCCCCTCAACGGCGGCTATCACCTGA
- a CDS encoding DUF3253 domain-containing protein, with protein MNSDMIRECILKQVQQRGPDKSICPSEVARSLGGETWRSLMPLVREVGADLAKSGAIVVTQKGIPVDPQTAKGPIRFQQARTWGN; from the coding sequence ATGAATTCTGACATGATTCGCGAATGCATCCTGAAACAAGTGCAACAGCGCGGGCCCGACAAGAGCATTTGCCCGTCAGAAGTGGCGCGATCGCTCGGTGGCGAAACCTGGCGATCGCTGATGCCGCTGGTGCGCGAGGTCGGGGCAGACCTGGCGAAATCTGGGGCGATCGTCGTCACGCAGAAGGGCATCCCCGTTGACCCCCAGACTGCCAAAGGACCAATTCGGTTTCAGCAGGCCAGAACTTGGGGCAATTAA
- the lgt gene encoding prolipoprotein diacylglyceryl transferase — MHPPVDPVIFEFGPFALRWYGLLMAIAVIVGATVASREVERRGHSSDDFWDMLIWVLVPGFLGARLYYVFVQSPRDRLGDYLSDPLSIFRVWEGGIHIFGGFIFGAIALWLYTRVRKLPTLVFLDAIALGLPLAQAIGRWGNFINQELYGPPTNLPWGLAIDYSTDPTKNRRIPPYDDIILYPESTRFHPLFLYESLWNLAGFVLLLWISRRFARQLRPGDLLLVYLIWYPLGRFFIEFLRTDSWFFPGTPFNTVHLLSAVSLIVASILLYRRHQSAPSQS, encoded by the coding sequence ATGCATCCCCCTGTTGACCCCGTTATTTTTGAATTTGGCCCGTTTGCGCTGCGCTGGTATGGGCTGCTGATGGCGATCGCCGTGATTGTAGGGGCAACCGTTGCCAGTCGCGAAGTAGAGCGACGGGGGCATTCCTCCGACGACTTTTGGGACATGCTGATTTGGGTGCTGGTGCCGGGGTTTCTGGGGGCGAGGCTCTACTACGTCTTTGTCCAATCGCCGCGCGATCGCTTGGGAGACTACCTTTCAGACCCGCTGTCCATCTTTCGCGTGTGGGAAGGCGGCATCCATATTTTTGGCGGGTTTATCTTTGGGGCGATCGCCCTCTGGCTCTACACCCGCGTTCGCAAACTGCCCACACTGGTTTTCTTAGATGCGATCGCGCTGGGGTTACCACTGGCCCAGGCGATCGGTCGTTGGGGCAATTTCATTAACCAGGAGCTATACGGGCCGCCCACCAATCTGCCGTGGGGCCTCGCCATCGACTACAGCACCGATCCCACGAAAAACCGTCGCATTCCCCCGTATGACGATATAATCCTGTATCCTGAAAGCACACGATTTCACCCACTCTTTCTCTACGAGTCGCTGTGGAACCTGGCCGGTTTTGTCCTGTTGCTATGGATTTCCCGTCGGTTTGCACGCCAGCTTCGTCCAGGCGATTTGCTGTTGGTCTATCTCATTTGGTATCCATTAGGGCGCTTTTTCATCGAGTTCTTGCGAACCGACTCATGGTTCTTTCCAGGCACACCGTTCAACACGGTACATTTGCTGAGTGCTGTTTCTCTGATTGTCGCCAGCATTTTGCTCTATCGGCGACATCAATCAGCCCCCTCCCAGTCTTAA
- a CDS encoding flavin reductase family protein, with the protein MEIDPELLEPSLRYKLLIGSVVPRPIAFVSSLSPQGVANLAPFSYFNAVGHIPLALMFSVSLKPDGSEKDTLRNVRPPNEGGTGEYVINLAIESYAHQVAECAEPLPYGESEFDYVNLSPAPSKVVRPPRVAESPVAFGCRTLRIVPVGQFHVVIGQVVHLFVRDEVLGDRNRIDSDKLGAIGRMAGCEYCRTGDRFEIPNGFPKPATGQSQTPAQG; encoded by the coding sequence ATGGAAATTGATCCAGAGTTGCTGGAACCGTCGCTGCGCTACAAGCTGCTGATCGGCAGCGTGGTGCCCCGTCCGATCGCCTTCGTCTCCAGCCTATCGCCCCAGGGCGTGGCCAATCTTGCCCCGTTTTCCTATTTCAATGCAGTGGGGCATATTCCCCTGGCGCTGATGTTTAGTGTCAGCCTGAAGCCCGACGGCAGCGAAAAAGACACGCTGCGGAACGTGCGCCCGCCCAACGAAGGCGGTACCGGAGAATACGTCATCAACCTAGCGATCGAATCCTACGCGCATCAGGTGGCGGAATGTGCCGAGCCGCTGCCCTACGGCGAGTCGGAGTTTGACTATGTGAACCTGTCGCCTGCGCCCAGCAAGGTCGTGAGGCCGCCTCGCGTGGCGGAGTCGCCCGTGGCGTTTGGATGCCGCACGCTGCGAATTGTCCCAGTGGGTCAGTTTCATGTGGTGATTGGGCAGGTGGTGCATCTGTTTGTGCGAGACGAGGTGCTGGGCGATCGCAACCGGATTGATTCTGACAAACTGGGCGCGATCGGCCGGATGGCAGGCTGTGAATATTGCCGCACGGGCGATCGCTTCGAGATTCCCAACGGCTTTCCCAAACCAGCCACAGGACAAAGCCAGACACCAGCACAAGGGTGA
- a CDS encoding FtsW/RodA/SpoVE family cell cycle protein, with translation MFGRGLNQGTQTQLNFIPEQHTDFIFSAIGEELGFVGCVAVLICFWLICFRLVIIAQNAKDNFGSLLAIGVLSMIVFQVLVNIGMTIGLAPITGIPLPWLSYGRSALITNFVAIGLVESVHNFRQRLRF, from the coding sequence CTGTTTGGTCGGGGGCTGAATCAGGGCACTCAGACGCAGTTGAATTTCATTCCTGAGCAGCACACCGATTTTATTTTTTCTGCGATTGGCGAAGAATTGGGCTTTGTTGGCTGTGTGGCAGTGCTAATTTGCTTTTGGCTGATTTGCTTCCGGCTAGTCATCATCGCGCAAAACGCCAAAGATAACTTTGGGTCGCTGCTGGCGATCGGCGTGCTGTCGATGATTGTGTTTCAGGTGTTGGTCAATATTGGTATGACAATCGGACTGGCCCCGATCACCGGGATTCCGTTGCCCTGGCTAAGTTATGGGCGATCGGCCCTGATCACCAATTTCGTTGCCATTGGGCTGGTAGAGTCTGTCCACAACTTCCGGCAGCGATTGCGCTTTTAG
- a CDS encoding VOC family protein, protein MFDHLSLGVADLARSLAFYDAILAPLSVTRCFALPHIAAYGPGSRPMFWIAHKAEFPNPIQPAPGFHLAFQAESRQAVDEFYKAAIAHGATDDGPPGLRPHYHPNYYAAFVRDPDGYRIEAVCHQPA, encoded by the coding sequence ATGTTCGATCATCTCTCGCTGGGCGTTGCAGACCTGGCTCGCAGCCTTGCCTTCTACGATGCCATCCTTGCCCCACTAAGTGTTACGCGCTGCTTTGCCCTTCCCCACATTGCGGCCTACGGCCCTGGTTCGCGCCCGATGTTTTGGATTGCCCACAAAGCAGAATTTCCCAACCCGATTCAGCCTGCGCCTGGTTTTCATCTCGCGTTCCAGGCCGAGAGTCGTCAGGCCGTAGATGAGTTCTACAAAGCGGCGATCGCCCACGGGGCCACCGACGACGGCCCGCCCGGCCTCCGCCCCCACTATCACCCCAACTACTACGCCGCCTTTGTGCGAGATCCCGATGGGTATCGCATTGAGGCAGTTTGCCATCAGCCTGCTTGA
- a CDS encoding nucleotidyltransferase family protein — protein MARDEARTDSDVDLLVEFDRPVGLFTFVRLKRYLEEILESSVDLGTPDSLKPYLREPVFREAIRAF, from the coding sequence GTGGCAAGGGATGAAGCACGAACAGACAGCGATGTCGATTTGCTTGTAGAGTTCGATCGCCCGGTTGGGTTGTTCACCTTTGTACGGTTGAAACGATACTTGGAGGAGATTTTAGAGAGTTCGGTTGATCTGGGTACGCCCGACTCCCTCAAACCTTATCTACGGGAACCTGTTTTCCGGGAGGCGATTCGTGCCTTCTAG
- a CDS encoding universal stress protein: MKIKSMLMRLQNALGQPKLVEQMLLASGKTALDAAETQSDETVNLVIGYNGSPNSQVALDLTLWIAHQTRLATQKQVMVHVVYVVDRLLNGRSPQPSQKSQRARSRQTATLERQTERVGNTLTLPRLTPAESFVPLSTHIHYHANPACLTDCHITPAEPPAQNLLEQADCILWQARCLAEEWRGALEAHLRFGATDAELHQVAEEVGADLMVLGCSTKAHPLVNKLRANTHCPILGIPEQLAGVRPLERG, from the coding sequence GTGAAGATTAAGTCAATGCTGATGCGTCTGCAAAATGCCCTGGGGCAGCCTAAGCTGGTGGAGCAAATGCTGCTGGCATCTGGCAAAACGGCGCTGGATGCCGCAGAAACCCAGTCAGATGAGACGGTGAATCTGGTCATTGGCTACAACGGATCGCCCAATAGCCAGGTGGCACTGGATTTAACGCTGTGGATTGCTCACCAAACCCGACTGGCAACGCAGAAGCAGGTCATGGTGCATGTGGTATACGTGGTCGATCGGCTGCTTAATGGGCGATCGCCCCAACCCTCTCAGAAATCGCAAAGAGCGCGATCGCGCCAAACAGCAACGCTAGAACGACAGACCGAGCGCGTGGGCAACACCCTGACCTTGCCTCGACTGACTCCGGCAGAATCGTTTGTCCCGCTCAGTACGCACATCCACTACCACGCCAACCCAGCTTGCCTGACCGATTGCCACATCACCCCCGCCGAACCACCAGCACAAAATCTGCTGGAACAGGCCGACTGTATCCTCTGGCAGGCTCGCTGTCTGGCCGAAGAATGGCGCGGCGCTCTGGAGGCACACCTCCGGTTTGGCGCGACGGATGCTGAACTCCATCAAGTTGCCGAAGAAGTGGGCGCGGATCTGATGGTGCTGGGCTGTAGCACCAAAGCTCATCCACTGGTCAACAAGCTCAGAGCCAACACACACTGCCCAATTTTAGGTATCCCAGAGCAGTTGGCGGGGGTTCGTCCGCTGGAGCGCGGATAG
- a CDS encoding DUF86 domain-containing protein, giving the protein MRDVLAAIAEIREFTDNITFDEFQGDRKTIRAVLYNLAIIGEAIRGIPPELEALHPEIPWDDVRGMRNVVIHEYFQVNLSIVWQTIQEDLVSLEASLHQLINP; this is encoded by the coding sequence GTGAGAGATGTACTAGCCGCGATCGCAGAGATTCGAGAGTTCACAGACAACATCACGTTCGATGAGTTTCAAGGCGATCGAAAGACAATCAGGGCAGTTCTATATAACCTTGCAATTATTGGTGAAGCGATTCGTGGTATTCCACCAGAGTTGGAGGCTTTACATCCTGAGATTCCCTGGGACGATGTGCGCGGGATGCGAAATGTTGTGATTCACGAGTATTTTCAGGTGAATCTGTCCATTGTCTGGCAAACAATTCAAGAAGATCTTGTTTCATTAGAAGCCTCTCTTCACCAATTAATAAACCCCTGA
- a CDS encoding precorrin-8X methylmutase — MEWHITDAQSLRIIDREIGNHAFSPAEYEIVRRVIYATADFEYRDLLRFSEQALQAGAAALAARSTIIVDVPMVQVGIVPIIQATFANPVYCSMDALTRPQREKTRVAWGIETLARRYPEGIFVVGQAQTALSGLVDLIEKEEIKPALVIGTPAGFIGMESAVERLKDSLVPHIRIEGRKGNAVVAAAIVSGLVDLSWQAYGKENE; from the coding sequence ATGGAGTGGCATATTACCGATGCTCAAAGCCTGAGAATCATTGATCGAGAAATAGGCAATCACGCCTTTTCGCCTGCGGAATATGAAATTGTGCGGCGAGTTATTTATGCAACGGCCGACTTTGAGTATCGGGATCTGCTCCGCTTTTCGGAGCAGGCGCTGCAAGCAGGAGCCGCAGCCCTCGCAGCCCGCAGCACGATTATTGTAGATGTGCCAATGGTGCAGGTCGGCATTGTGCCCATTATTCAGGCGACATTTGCCAATCCAGTTTATTGCAGCATGGACGCGCTGACCCGCCCCCAGCGCGAGAAAACCCGCGTGGCCTGGGGCATCGAGACGCTGGCTCGGCGCTACCCAGAGGGCATCTTTGTCGTTGGGCAAGCCCAAACCGCCCTCTCTGGATTAGTCGATCTGATTGAAAAAGAAGAAATTAAGCCTGCGCTGGTGATTGGCACGCCAGCCGGATTCATCGGCATGGAGTCAGCGGTGGAGCGGCTAAAAGATTCTCTTGTCCCCCATATCCGCATTGAAGGGCGCAAGGGCAATGCGGTGGTTGCAGCGGCAATTGTCAGCGGGCTGGTGGATCTGTCGTGGCAGGCCTACGGCAAGGAAAACGAGTGA
- a CDS encoding TPM domain-containing protein, with amino-acid sequence MSLGLFVTLLVVSSWAIAPAAYAYDNPDLLPDRPTNIIDLANALTDTQQDQLDQHLQDFEAETGWKLRVLTQFDRTPGRAVKDFWGLDDKSVMLVADPRGGNLLNFSVGDALYDLLPRTFWIELQTRYGNQFFVRDNGEDSSIIQALQSIETCLRQGGCNVVPGLPREQWILTLITSVLGGIVCGFAAHPRKPGQVIAWQWALIFSPLWGILFIAFGIAPVITRTADWLPLLRNVAGFAMGALVAFLSPMFNGSTPSET; translated from the coding sequence TTGAGTCTTGGTTTGTTCGTAACGCTGCTGGTGGTTTCGAGTTGGGCGATCGCCCCGGCCGCCTATGCCTACGACAACCCAGACCTGCTGCCCGATCGGCCGACCAACATCATCGACCTGGCAAACGCCCTCACCGACACCCAGCAAGACCAGCTGGATCAGCATTTGCAAGATTTTGAAGCCGAAACGGGCTGGAAACTGCGTGTCCTCACCCAGTTCGATCGCACCCCTGGTCGCGCCGTCAAAGACTTTTGGGGACTCGACGACAAGAGCGTTATGCTCGTCGCTGACCCGCGCGGCGGCAACCTGCTCAACTTCAGCGTCGGCGACGCGCTGTACGATCTTCTCCCCCGTACCTTCTGGATCGAGCTACAAACCCGCTATGGAAACCAGTTCTTCGTCCGCGACAACGGTGAAGATAGTTCGATCATCCAGGCGCTCCAGTCGATTGAAACCTGCTTGCGCCAGGGCGGCTGTAATGTGGTTCCTGGTCTGCCCCGCGAACAGTGGATTTTGACGTTAATTACCTCTGTGCTGGGGGGCATAGTTTGCGGTTTTGCGGCCCATCCGCGAAAGCCCGGTCAGGTGATTGCATGGCAGTGGGCGCTAATCTTCTCGCCGCTCTGGGGCATTTTGTTCATCGCGTTTGGCATTGCCCCAGTGATTACCCGCACTGCCGACTGGCTGCCCCTGCTGAGGAACGTGGCAGGCTTTGCAATGGGCGCTCTGGTGGCGTTTTTGTCGCCCATGTTCAACGGCTCCACACCGTCTGAAACTTAA
- a CDS encoding ribbon-helix-helix domain-containing protein, translated as MTTDKERVTVYLPAELKARLEEISKRDRRSLTATIEVLLIEALTARGESF; from the coding sequence ATGACTACCGATAAGGAGAGAGTGACTGTCTATCTGCCTGCTGAACTAAAAGCCCGCCTGGAAGAGATTTCCAAGCGGGATAGGCGATCGCTCACTGCGACGATCGAGGTGCTATTGATTGAAGCACTCACAGCGAGAGGCGAATCTTTCTGA
- a CDS encoding DUF3052 family protein, whose amino-acid sequence MQLFVSSKADLKEHLAIAQQALKPGGLLWFAYPKKSSGVKTDITPDMGWDAVTQAGLKGVAQVAIDETWLALRFRPVEEVGT is encoded by the coding sequence GTGCAACTGTTTGTCAGCAGCAAAGCAGACCTGAAAGAGCATTTGGCGATCGCCCAGCAAGCGCTAAAACCTGGCGGGCTGCTCTGGTTTGCCTATCCCAAAAAAAGCTCCGGCGTGAAAACCGACATCACCCCCGACATGGGCTGGGACGCAGTGACCCAGGCAGGACTAAAAGGGGTTGCCCAGGTTGCCATTGACGAGACCTGGTTGGCGCTGCGGTTTCGCCCGGTGGAAGAGGTGGGGACTTGA
- a CDS encoding TetR/AcrR family transcriptional regulator — MSDRRTSTRQRLIQVAVDLFMTQGVAETTTRQIAEQAGVNEVTLFRHFGNKTWGCCWAVMQDKEALSRLGMALGQQSTQMGSASQAIKDYANVHLQALEQIQEFVRSLIGEAGHYPDENRRALGRGLLQANRYTAQYLATIMEHEQLQTCLPTEKLASLLNSMLLGYAVLEFTSEFNNLWPSRESFIEALVELFMYGAIAQPPTASTPPTAPPPATLPNAPTKRPSSVNLTHPSEKP; from the coding sequence ATGTCGGATCGACGCACCTCTACTCGCCAACGCCTGATTCAGGTTGCTGTGGATTTATTCATGACCCAGGGCGTTGCAGAAACCACGACGCGGCAAATTGCTGAGCAGGCCGGTGTCAATGAAGTGACGCTGTTTCGTCACTTCGGTAATAAAACATGGGGCTGCTGCTGGGCGGTGATGCAAGACAAAGAGGCCCTGAGCCGTTTGGGAATGGCCTTAGGCCAACAATCGACCCAAATGGGCAGCGCCTCGCAAGCCATCAAAGATTATGCCAATGTTCACCTACAGGCGCTAGAACAAATTCAGGAATTTGTGCGATCGCTCATTGGTGAAGCAGGGCACTATCCTGATGAAAACCGACGCGCACTTGGACGGGGGTTGCTCCAGGCCAATCGCTACACGGCACAATACCTGGCGACGATTATGGAGCATGAGCAGCTACAAACTTGCTTGCCAACCGAAAAATTGGCTAGTCTGCTCAATAGTATGCTGCTGGGCTATGCAGTCCTGGAATTTACCAGTGAATTTAATAATTTATGGCCGAGTCGAGAGAGTTTTATTGAGGCGCTGGTGGAACTGTTTATGTACGGGGCGATCGCCCAACCGCCCACCGCATCCACACCCCCGACCGCGCCGCCACCAGCCACGCTGCCCAATGCTCCCACAAAGCGCCCGTCCTCAGTCAATCTGACCCATCCCAGTGAAAAACCATAG
- a CDS encoding nucleoside deaminase codes for MQNISEQDLVMLRRAIALSHSARESGNRPFGAVLANPSGQILAEAENTQITDHDCTGHAETNLLRQMDKSLSLEALEQCTLYASTEPCPMCAGAVFWSGVGRLMYALSSDRLYKTQGESPYQLPLSAEEVLKHGKRPVEVIGPVLEEEALEAFSGFF; via the coding sequence ATGCAGAATATAAGTGAACAGGATCTAGTCATGTTGCGGCGGGCGATCGCCCTGTCTCATAGCGCCCGCGAGTCAGGCAACCGACCCTTTGGCGCGGTGCTGGCGAATCCGTCGGGGCAAATCCTGGCAGAAGCCGAAAACACCCAAATCACCGACCACGACTGCACTGGGCACGCCGAAACCAACCTGCTGCGGCAAATGGACAAAAGCCTCAGCCTGGAGGCGCTGGAGCAATGTACCCTCTACGCCAGCACCGAACCCTGCCCCATGTGCGCCGGAGCCGTGTTTTGGAGCGGCGTGGGGCGGCTGATGTATGCCCTCAGCAGCGATCGCCTCTACAAAACTCAGGGCGAGTCGCCCTACCAACTGCCGCTCAGCGCCGAAGAGGTGCTAAAACACGGTAAGCGCCCGGTCGAAGTCATCGGCCCCGTGCTAGAAGAAGAGGCACTGGAAGCGTTCTCAGGCTTTTTCTAG
- a CDS encoding acyl-CoA desaturase — protein MYHILALTAPFHFSWAALGVLLFLHWLTASIGICLGYHRLLTHRSFQVPKWLEYIFGTIGALAVEGGPIFWVASHRLHHAHTEEEEKDPYAASLGFWWSHLLWMIFPREEFFNKEAYRRFAPDMARDPYYQFLDRYFLFLQIPLAAMLYALGGWQFVLYGIFVRTVLVWHSTWFINSATHMFGYRNFDSDDNSRNLWWAALFAYGEGWHNNHHTYPNMAKAGLRWWEIDMTWWAIQVLRATGLAKKVVMPPSQAIAKISPSA, from the coding sequence GTGTACCACATTCTTGCGCTCACCGCCCCTTTTCACTTTTCCTGGGCAGCCCTGGGTGTCTTGTTGTTTTTACACTGGCTCACTGCCAGCATCGGCATTTGTCTAGGCTACCATCGCCTGCTGACGCACCGCAGCTTTCAGGTTCCCAAGTGGCTGGAATACATCTTCGGCACGATCGGCGCTCTGGCGGTAGAAGGCGGCCCCATCTTCTGGGTTGCTAGCCACCGCCTGCACCACGCCCACACCGAAGAGGAAGAAAAAGACCCCTACGCCGCCAGTCTGGGCTTTTGGTGGAGCCACTTGCTGTGGATGATTTTCCCCCGCGAAGAATTCTTTAACAAAGAAGCCTACCGCCGCTTCGCCCCCGACATGGCGCGTGATCCCTACTACCAGTTCCTCGATCGCTACTTCCTGTTCTTGCAAATTCCTTTGGCAGCCATGCTGTATGCCCTCGGCGGCTGGCAGTTTGTGCTATACGGCATCTTTGTCAGGACGGTTTTGGTGTGGCACAGCACTTGGTTTATCAACTCTGCCACCCATATGTTCGGCTATCGCAACTTTGACTCCGACGACAACTCTCGTAATCTCTGGTGGGCCGCCCTTTTTGCCTATGGCGAAGGCTGGCACAACAACCACCACACCTATCCCAACATGGCCAAGGCAGGTCTGCGCTGGTGGGAAATCGACATGACTTGGTGGGCAATCCAGGTGCTTCGCGCGACAGGGCTAGCCAAGAAAGTGGTGATGCCGCCTTCCCAGGCGATCGCCAAGATCAGCCCCTCCGCCTAA